Genomic window (Sphaerodactylus townsendi isolate TG3544 linkage group LG12, MPM_Stown_v2.3, whole genome shotgun sequence):
TGAAAGAGTTACATAAAAACATCTACTCTACTTAAGTCTGATGAGGGGAACTTTAACTTCCAAAAAtatataccctgaaactcttgttggtctggACTCAAATGTAGCTATAAAAACTACCGGCCATTACACATTTCTTACAGGGGTAAAAAGATGTTTGGTGTGCATTAGAAACTCTGTTTgtacattttgaaaatatatttttgaacAAAGGTTTTCCTAGCAGAAAATAAATGAATCTTTGTATGAGTCGCCACTGAGTCACTGGGAAAAAAGTTCAGTATTATCTCGCTGGCCTGCACATACTGATAACCTTACACTTGTTTGCTTTATACtgacaaggaagaaaagaaacactAACGGTGAGAGAATTGCCATGTAAGATGAATCTGCAAAACGTTCTTCATTGATGAAAAGTTGCTTGATTAAAAGCTCCTTGCAGTCTTTACAAAAAAGTGAATCGGCTGCATTTCTTCAGAAGGGTGTTCACAAGTTTGTTTGATAGCCATTAAaaagcacaaataaaaacaaCTCTTACAAAATAGTGGTGAGCCAATGAGCATTTAATGCCACACTCCTGTAACTGGAATAGTTgcccagactgcagagatcaacttccctggaaaaaatgggggggggggggggctctatggcattttatCTCATTGAGCTCCCTCAACTTCTACCATCTCCAGACTCCAAATCTCCAGCCCCTTCCCAACCTGATGTTGGCGACTCTACAGCACAGTGAGAATCTTGCTCATTCCCCAAACGCTAAGCTGGACTTCCTGGGGGAGAAGAGTATTCCATCATCACTTCTCTTCTTTTTGCCTCTTGTCTAACCTTAGAAGGCAAGTGGACCCAGAGCAAGATCTagtgatgctggcaggagaacAAGGACAGAAAGATAATACATGACCAGCCTATAAACATCCTCAAAGGTACTGGCTAGAGTCAGTGTGAACTTGTGATAAGAACTGAGAGATTTAGGTTCAAGTTGTTGATTAGCCATGATTAGCCATGATTAGCCAAGTTGTTGATTAGTCAtgattagaaccagggggcattcattgaaaatgctggggggaagaattaggactaataaaaggaaacacttcttcacgcaatgtgtgattggtgtttggaatatgctgccacaggaggtggtgatggccactaacctagatagctttaaaaggggcttggacagatttatggaggagaagtcgatttatggctaccaatcttgatcctctttgatctgagattgcaaatgccttaacagaccaggtgctcgggaacaacagccgcagaaggccattgctttcacatcctgtatgtgagctcttaaaggcatctggtgggccactgcgagtagcagagagctggactagatggactctggtctgatccagctggcttgttcttatgttcttatgtccttatgaagTTTGCTGGCTATCCTTGGGCTAGGAACTCCATCGCACCTTaaatctacctcacagtgttgtctGGGGGATAAAAAGGAGAGGCACCTTGTGCTTCCTTGAAAAAGGGTAGGTTCAAAGTGTGATTGTTTCATGAGTTATGGTAAATTCACATACAATCTGTGTACTACATGCACTTGATTGTTCTTTATACGTGTGATTGAAACCCTACATGTATCCATGTACgtggtccctggtttcatttgtaaggTGTTGGCTTTTCCTTACAAAAGGATGTATAGGCAGGCTCACTTGACAGGTGAGGGGGACTAGAGTTTGCAATGGATAGGGAATTAAATAGGAAGCCAGTGTGGGCAGAGTTCACAGTAGATTGTGACAGTAGATGATCTATTTAGTGAGTGCTGTTTTTTCTCTAGGGTTAGAAGCCCATACTTCTATCTTTAACAACACATTTTCTATCTGCTGCCTCACGTTTTTAATGGTGAAACATTCTGCCTTGGCGGGTTTCATGTTAATGGCAGAGGGAGCTTACTATTCCTACCTGGAGGCTCTCAGATCTTGAGAGCTTTCCATGAGTGGGTTGGAAAACAGAGATCTGCTATAAGGCTGCAGCATCCTAAACCATCAGCTCTAGTGAAGTCATGGGGTCATTTAGTGATTTCATTTTGACACATGCTTAAAATCTCCATTCCCTGGTGCTGGCCtttgtttgaaaatgaaaaacACTGCAGCATTGTAAAAAGTGTGGCTGTAGGAGTTGCTGGAAAAGCTGATTTGTGTCATCTGAAGCCTCAGCTGTAATAAAAAGATGTTACATAGATCTGGAGCACATTTTTCACCCACAGTAATTTTGTATATTTGCAACTCTTGGTTGTATCCACTCGATGGAGTTCTCGATGGAGCAGATAGCATTGTTGATGGTTTGCAACATTTCCAGAGACTGCAGTATCTAGCATAGCTGGATATATTTGCAGTCGTTCTTGTCAGTGAAGTCTTCCTCCATTTGAAGACACAGGAAACAGCCCTTTGGAAACCTAGATTTATATATTCTTTATATATATCCTTTACAACACTCTCTCTCCACCACACTTACTTCCTTACTTTTCAGTGGGGAAATACTGGGGTAGAGCATTGCAATGCATCTTATCTGCCCCAGCACTTCAGTCTTGGAGGTGGTGCAAGGTCTCCATCAAGCAAACCACTTAAACTTTAAAGGGCATatcaatcaattaattttttttccgtCTGAGGTCAGCATAGGGTTTTTAactgtgtgtggtggggaggggaataccTTGGGTCTTTAATAGAGGTTGAATGGGACGCTAATCACCAAGTGATGTTTCTGACATATCAAGTCCGTattacaggaaaaaatatttttctccaagCTTGTTGGCAATCCATCTTCTAAAGGATTCTGAAATATGTTGGGGGCTTTTTACAAATCACAGTATCAAAGAGTACAAGACTGGGCATCCACGAACAACCCTGTGTGGTGAACTCCATGAGTACAGCTTGTGGTACACTAATCATACTAAAAGGAACACTGCTAGAATTAGTGTGATGAAGACTAAATATACCTCATGATGTTGATAATCAattaaaggaaggaaaagggatgGAGGGAAAATTAGCCTGCTGAAGTTCCTGAGAGTATATAAAGTACTGAAGAGGCAGATTTTGGAgaaattttgtaaatattttctgtggaattgtattccatgatgTTGTTCCTTACGGCCCTTGATCTTGTACATTCTAAATGATAACCAGATTTACAGTTACTCCTCTGCAATTCCTATATAATGGGAATATTTTCTCCGTAAGCCTATTAACTTCTCCCAGTTTAGGTTGTCCTTCATGATTAAAATATCACTTCATGCTTCCTGCTTCCACAGCCAGAAGTAAGCGGCTGTCAGTTCTGCTAGGGCTGTTGTGTTTTGATAGCCAAATCATCCCAAATCATTCCAAAGTGCTAATGAAGGCATTACTCATAACAATGAGCACGGAAAGACTAACGGTTGCCATGATctacttcctccagattagtaaTGTGTTAAAGAAAACCCTCCCTACGATGAAGACATAAAGCTTTAATCAGCTGTAACACAACAGAGTCCTATTTGTGCGCTACTGGAAATGGGGGGATCATTTAACATCTGTCAGTGAGCGTCACACTCCATCACCAAAGTCTCTATCAAGATGAAATGATGCCAAAGGCTGACATAACATTTACTCTGTTCCTGCCAATTTGTTTATTTCAAGCTGCAGAAGGGGAAAAACTCTAGCTGCTCTTGGATAATGTTCGACTTAACATTTGCATGCAATCATCTCCATACTTGGCAGCCAAGCTGAGCAGCAGAGCAAAGAGAAATCCCATACTTGACCTACAGAACTTTTACAGAAACAGAGGAATGGGATCAAGTTAACAGCAGTTAGGCGAACAGGATTCCACAAACTCTCTGAGAGCCAAGGATGTAGGGTAAGGAGGGGGGGTTCCtcaggttcagacccccccattgcatgtccgaagcaaGCAgagctccgcccccccgtttgtgggtttttgtatttttaaagtgtttttttgatttttggcctgcacagtttttaggctagcagcaccaaaatttcaggctatcgtcaggtgacactcctaatgataccagccaagtttggtgaagtttggttcaggaggtccaaagttatggacccccaaaaggggtgccccatcccccattgtttccaatgggagctaatagtagatgggtctacccatttcaAGGTACATGTCTTTGGACcacctgaatcaaacttcactaaacctaggtggtatcatcagaatagtctgctgctgataccaccccagtttggtgaaggttggtacAGGGGgtacaatgttatggactcccaaagtgggtgcctccatcctccattgtttccaatgggagctaataggagatgggggctacacctttgagagtccataattttggacccccgaaccaaacttcaccaaacctgggtagtatcatcaggagagtctcccaaagataccctgaaagtttggtgctgctagcttaacaattgtacccctgacagcaggcaccccccaaattttcccagattctctttttaaatccacccccttcagcatggatttaaagggagaatctgaggtccccagtttaaacattgaaagtgatgttgtttcagggtgggggataatccaccccaaaacagcatcactttcaatattgttttatctggggacctcagattctcaacAGGTCAGTTAAAGGAAGAAATCtaggctccctaatttaaacaccattgaaagtgatgctgtttgggcgtgaattccagcatcacaccagtcgcccatggggtgtgtgtgtgtgtgtgtgtgcaaacctcacattttgcactgagctccattttccctagctacccctgcctggaggggagagagaagggacacccggctgccagctgggagcccagttggtgggggaggcagggcgggcgggtcacgggagtctgccgtcccttgtcttggagagctgcttttataagcacttaggatgggggtggggcttggggaggtgtggccacgcccccagaggcaggtgggggtgtggcctctcccctgaacaccccccccataaaaaatctacgcCTACATCactgctgagagccagcatgttgtattggttaagagcaggtgtattctaatctggagaaccgagtttgattcctcacccctCCATGTTCAAATGTTATACatagataaaataatttaaaagtataattattcattaacaattcataggggtcagcataatttattttatcatttaaaagaaCTGTTGATTATGTAACTTGGCTGtaataaaaatatgtatataatatatagcgggcatcattttgtacctcccccccttcaaaaaatgtagatcaGGTCCtggttctcttggagaaaatggctgttttggaaggatATTGTATTAAGAACCAGAAAGGTTATAACTTTATAAATATAAGGGCTCGGTAGGGATGTTAAAAGCGTAAATCTAAGCAAATATAggaatttgtttgtttgcttattataATCTTCCTTAAAAATACGTATCCTGTCCCAAATAATAGcctcacaaagcaaaaaaaaatagcctCAACCAAAGTTGACCCCTTCCCCTCTTCAATTCAGCAATATTGAAATAAGTCCTCTGACAACACAGCTTTCTGTTTTGAGCCTTGTGTTTGAAAGAAAATCATTTCCTTGGAAGGCATAGTGGGTCTTCACTGTGTGATCTCATTTCAGAAAGTGGATCAGCAGCATGCTTGGCTTTGAAACATTGTGCTGTTTGGAGATGACCTTCTCCTCTTAGTGCTGATGAAGTGTGGGGGCTGCCTGTTTCAAAATAAATGGGGCTTTAAATGACAAGATACAGGAGCTGGGAAAAACTTAGTAGGagacagaaaaaagttacatttgGGCTTGCTAGAAAAGAAGCAATTGTTATTCTACAGTTTGTTGACACAAAGCCTTTCTGTACCTTTAGTGCGATGCTTAGAAAAAGGCAAGTTCTGAGGATATGCCCTGACCCAAATTGTGGCAAAGAATTAGAAGGAGTGATACAGTTGAGAAAGAGTTAACATTTGGCAGCGTGAGCAGAGCagagctggaaggagaggtggatggaggggatgcaaaaagcagcgccctcacgcatggagcAGCCTcaagtttggcccctccactcacctttccttccagcagtgctctggagggctggagggacatgcccacgctaccctctgacctccaggctacgctgagccgcagtataaggctggaagagccgcatgcggctctggagctgcaggttgcagacccctgatctaatgaaTCTCAGCATGGTGCGGGTGGTCATGTTCTTGGCATGCATGTTAAGTCCATTCAAAGAAATGGCCAAGCCAGTTGACCCCCCACCCCGAACAAAAAAGGGGTGCTGTCACAGTAGTGTATGAACTTTAGAGGCAAAAAAGTCTCGGGTTCAATATCTGCTACCATCAGTTAAAGGATATGAGATAATGGGAAAGATTTCTTTTTAACCTGAAAAGACTTAAACAGACTAGTCTGATTAGCtagaatacaaaaaaaaccccaaaaatccaGGACTGCACATTGCAGGGGGATGTATCCCTGGCCTTATTGACCTTCTCAATAAAGACCTCTTCCCAGTTTTCAACATTGGTTATTCTCAGGAGGCTAATGAAGCTCATTAGTTGACTTCAgccagtctctctttctctcagccaaATCTGTCTCAAAGAATTGTTGTTGGGATTATGAGATCCAGGAGAGGACCATAAATAACACATTGAACTCATTGGAATGAAAATGTAAAAGAACTGATGAGAAGGGTCACTCTTGATCCTTGTTGAGGATGTTATAATTTTGGTGCGTATTACGATAAGCAGTGAAAGAGGTAATAATAAAGCTGGCCTTTTAGCACACATCATTTATTGAATGAGGAGTTTTCACTCACACTCCTCCTTCAGTAATTAAAAAGGCACCTCTGTTAAAAGTTTCAGAAACGCACACGTTTATCGAAATGTAGTTGATCAGTCACTTAAAAGGCAGATGATTGTCAGTCAGTAGCCCCTAGGAAAAAGCACACGGTTGCAACAAAGAACACGGTCTGTCCAATAGCTCAAGTCAGAACTCACATACTCATTGTACAACTATTTGCATTAAAAACTATGAGGTGGAAATTCCCTCCTTGTACACAGAATGAACCATAATTGAGACCAAATCGACAGAGCTCTAAAACATCAGCATATCCCCTTGGATGTGCAAAGGCACCTGGGCGGGCAGATACTGTATACCCCTGGCAAAGTCACAGTGGCCATCTATCCCACTAGCCAGTCCTTTGGTGGTGCTGCCTGCAGTATTCATCATCATGTTAGTTACCACAAGATGGGACGCCAGCCATTTACATAGTATAGATATGGATTGTACTGGTAACTGTGATACACAGAGAGGGCCAGGGAAGCCCGGGTCAAGTCATGGTCTTTGAAGCCCGTCATAACAGAGCTCTTATCCAGTCCACTGAGTTCGGAGGACAGCTGCTTCCTCTTGGTCTTGTACCGTCGGTTCTGGAACCAGATTTTCACCTGGGTTTCAGTCAGCTTCAGATTCTTGGCCAGGAGGGCTCGCTCTGGGGCAGACAGGTATTTCTGGTGACTGAACTTCCTTTCGAGCTCCATAACCTGAGTGTGAGAAAAAGCAGCACGCGAACGTTTTTGCTGCTTCAAAAGGTTCGGGTGGTTTGGCAGGGATTTGGAAGGGTTGTCACGGTTTGCCAGGCAGGTCTCAGCAGATGGATCTAGGAGGCAGAAAAAGTGAAAATAACTCTCAACGGCAACTGTACCCAATTGCTTCAGGGACTCAAAAGCAGCAGAGACACTTGAAAGATTCATCCATGTTTCTGCCTAGTCTATATtggtatgtagaagaagaagaagaagagtttggatttatatcccccctttctctcctgtaggagattcaaaggggctgacaatctccttgcccttcccccctcacaacaaacaccctgtgaggtaggtggggctgagagagctctgaaaagctgtgactagcccaaggtcacccaactggtgtgtgtgggagtgcacaggctaatctgaattcctcagataagcctccacaactcaagcggcagagctgggaatcaaacccagttcctccagatcagagttcacctgctcttagccactgctcttagccactacgccactgctgctttatgtAGAGTATATTTTATCTGCCTTTCCTTCAAGGAACTCAAGGGCCATAAACAATTATTGTTTCTCCAGTTGttaacctcacaacaaacctgtgaggtaggttaggttaagaCAAAGCAACTGGCTCAGTCAGCCACCAAGCTTCACTGCAGGATGGGGATTTAAACCCAGGTTATCATTTGTTTCCCCCATGAATGCTCCTGTTCCACTGTGGGATGAGCACAGCAGCTCTTGCTTATCAAACTCTTGGTGTCTTTTACGTTGGTTTCTGCAAAGATCTCTCGTCTCTATGCAGAACTCAGCCAGAGCTGAGCCAGAGCCCAttcatccctccctctcctcttctctaCCTTCTCTGTCTCCGTTTTTAGTTGAGGACTTGTCTCGTACTCTGGCAATTAACAAACCTCTCTCCAGATGACCTCCACTAAGTAAGTCTAGCCATGAATTATTAGAGAAGGCAACATCCAAACCCAGTCTCCCAGTATCACAAGCCAAAATGTCCCCTGAACCTGAAACATGGCAGTCATCTCAAAGCACGTATTTTAGACATGACTCCTCACCATCCAGTATGCTTGCTTTTGAGACCTTGCACAATGGCCCTCATACAAATTGCTGCCTACACCCTGCAGTTCTTTGGGGGAACTAACGTACAGACCTAGAGTTCCAGTCACGGGATTCCAGCCTCTTGTGTATTCCTATCCTTAGAGTGCCCCTATCTGTGACTTCTCCCATAACTCAGTGGGATAGAGCAGGAGAAATCAACCCTGTTACGGGGACTGGCAGAATTAAGGCAAAGCTCATGGACTGAATGGCAGAGTACAAAGTTGGTACACAAATGGTCCTGGGTTCAAAATGAAAACTCCATTGAACAACGTATGGCATTATTGTGAGTGGGCACTGCACCCTGAAAAAGCAATTCCAGCTAAATattgtaaaatatttgtaaaatatttttgaaaaacaaaacaaagaaatgctttttctgctggACAGCTTGAAGAAACAccagaatggaggagagaatCCTCCCTTGGCTGAGCAGTCAGACCATAATATATGATGAGGGAGGTATTGCCAAGCCCTTTGCTACTGTTCTTGGTTAGGAGAACAAACACACGAGATTGGCATAAGCAATTGCCCAGTTTAAACCCGATGGTGTCAGGGTAcaattttcaccccccccccgccccacacactgCTCATGCAACATTGCTCTAAGCTGCGCTAGTTTTCTATTTGCAcagggaagcatttttaaaaaagtaataatgCAAAGGACCACTCAGAGTGAGTTGGAACCTGCCACCTGCAGCCTGAAGAAGAGCAGCCCATTCTAGCACCTCAGCGTGCCAGACAGAAACCTGCCACTCCTCCACGTGTTGCTGGACCGCGGGGGTCGCCTTTTCGCCCATCCCGCTCACCTTTTGCCTCCAGCTCGCAGGGCTTCTCAAGGGCTCTGACTGATCCCACGGGAAGGCGATCCCTCTGGGCTGGATCCGACAACGAAGCCCCCTGCTGCTGCGGCTGTCTCTCCTGCGCGCTTCTGGCTTCCCCCCGCAGAGACCGGGGCGTCTCCTCGCCAGCGCCTCCATGGCGCAAAATGTCTTGGATGAGAAAAGAGGTCGGCCGCTTGCGggtcgcagcagcagcagcagcagcaggactcGCCCACGGGCGCCGCGGGCTGCCGGCGGGGATGCGTGGCCCGGCTGCCTGCATGGGCTCCGGCGGGGGGTGTTGCGCGCCTTTCCTGTGCGCCTGGCGCGCCGGAGAACTTGGGAGCAAGTTTTGGCTTCTGGGGCGGCCGGAGTTGCCCATATAAAGCCTGGCGGCGGGGGAGGCTGGCCCCTTCTCCTGCATTGGTGCCTCGGGCTCTGGGGAACGCCTTCCGCGCCTCCTGCAAAGCAGGGCCGTCGGCGACCTGTTCAGCCGGCACGCTGCATGCAGACAACTCTTGGGGCGAGTTTGCAGCGCGCATCTAGTTGACGTGACTTTAGtcaggcttacttctgagtaaaatgGCTTGTGCTCGTTGAAATGCCGTGTGTGAATTTTGGGATCTATTATCCATTTTGTTCTTTACACGAGGCAGGTGGGGAGTACTTTCCCTCTCAAAAGTctccttaaaaaataaaaacaagccgACAAAGAAAAAACGTATCCAAAGAAGGAAGGCAGGATTACCTGGTAACGTCAGAACAGAGGTGTGTTCTCAACTATTAGCCATTAGCTAATTATTAGCTAATAAACAGAATCTTGACAGATCTCTTGTCAAATGTTGCTTGGCTGCAAGATCAGCAATGAAAGTGATGCTCCATACTTAATAGAGCTTCCGGATGTCAAAGCAGTTAAACTGGCATTATCTTGTCATATTTgcaaccaccctgtaaatatcCTCCAGGGCGCATGTGAACACTGCCCAGccgccaggggcgtacctaggcaaactggcgcccggggacaaaacctgagtttggcgcccccctccccgcccggcgtatgggctgccaccctcccccaccatgaccaaacaatgattttttgtaccagctcacaaaacacctccccctcccgtcaaaacatacatggctctctccccaccaactcttttcctaatttcctaatcacaacaaccctatgaggtaggttgttaacctgagaaacaactccaagccagtgcaagtgggtattaagcatgtaaatctctcacaaatcacccccagcaaaacatttaccaaacaaatgtcagcatcatctctcacaaaacacctccagttgaatccacccacaaacagcatcactttcaatggtgtttaaactagggagctcagattcttcttttcaacctaccttaaagggagaatcaggggtccccggttaaaacaaaattgaaagtgatgctgtttggggttggattctcccccaccctgaaacagcatcacttttgagagttggagattcagatgaaacaaatagcagattcagctggaatctgggcaaatttgggcactttcagacaaaaattgtccgattatgtcctgcccaaatatgaacaaatgcgaatgcaaggtatttgggtttttggggggtatttttggtgtttttttggcctgcagggagcacatttttaaagctagcggcaccatgatttcagggcatcatccagagactgctctgatgataccacctgagtttggcgatgtttgtttcaggggcagcaaagttatggacccccaaatggaatgcccccatccacattgttttcaatgggagctaacctgagatgggggctacccatttgagggaccataactttggtccccctgaacatgacttcaccaaacttgggtagcatcataagaatagttaatagatgataccctgaaattttggtgtcactagctttaaaaatacaccccttccaggcaccccaagaaatttgcccaagattctttgttttgcagtgactttgctccattgtagctaatgaggaatttctgaggcaggctgcacatttttgaagatagaggcgccagactttcaaagtggctccaggagggtctcctggtaatagcatccaagcttggtgagctttgcttctggagtgggggggggggcgagttgagatagttctgagagaactcaggccACAGGCTTTcacgtgcaggagcggggaaacaaaataagccttttgggggcccataaaattgaacccccagaagcaaaggtctccaaacctggatgctattaccaggaggccctcctggagccatcctgaaagtctggtgcctctatcttcaaaaatgtgcagcctgcctacacactcagaaattccccattggctacaatggagcaaagtcactgcaaaacaaagaatcttgggcacatttcttggggtgcctggaagaagtgtatttttaaagctagtgacaccaaaatttcagggtatcatctgttaactattcttatgatgccacccaagtttggtgaagttatgttcagggggaccaatgtTATGAGCccccaaatgggtagcccccatctcaggttagctcccattgaaaacaatggggatggggcaccccctttgggggtccataactttgctgcccctaaaccaaacatcaccaaattcggatagtatcatcaggacagtctctggatggtaccctgaaattttggtgttgctagtcctagaaatgcgccccctgcaggccggaacgtgaaaaaacacttaaaaaacttaaaaaacccacaaacgaccctgaaatgctggcgcccctccatgtgaccaaatgaggggcgcccggggacagagggtaccccctgtccctaggcaggaacgccactgccagCCGCATTGTCCCACTGGGTGCTCCTTTCCACAGtgtgacatggggggaggggggaattgtttttctctaccttgtGAATGCCACCTATGCTACAAATGTACTATTTGATATTTGGTGCTTCtggattttttgaattttggaCCAGTACAAACGGGAACAATAGAAAATAGAAGTTCCATTCCTAACTGTAAATGTGATTGGTAAAAATGATTGCCAGCATGAGTCACTTTTGAATATTGTGCATTCAGTACAGAAGAGTCCCACTTTACAGTTGATAATagaatgataataataaatagtAAGGACCAAAATATTACAaagagctggggtgtgtgtgtgtgtgtgtgtgtgtttgtgtgtggcaaATCTActgctgtttctttcctttttggatCCTAAactctgtgtgtgggggtggggtggggtgggggggcaaggtG
Coding sequences:
- the NKX3-1 gene encoding homeobox protein Nkx-3.1, producing the protein MQAAGPRIPAGSPRRPWASPAAAAAAATRKRPTSFLIQDILRHGGAGEETPRSLRGEARSAQERQPQQQGASLSDPAQRDRLPVGSVRALEKPCELEAKDPSAETCLANRDNPSKSLPNHPNLLKQQKRSRAAFSHTQVMELERKFSHQKYLSAPERALLAKNLKLTETQVKIWFQNRRYKTKRKQLSSELSGLDKSSVMTGFKDHDLTRASLALSVYHSYQYNPYLYYVNGWRPILW